In Candidatus Binatia bacterium, one DNA window encodes the following:
- a CDS encoding cystathionine gamma-synthase has product MKFSTRAIHVGQDPDPTTGATIVPIYQTSTYTQMRVGEHKGFDYSRTINPTRLALERQLASLESARFASAFASGMAATSAVLGLLSAGDHAVVSDDLYGGTYRLFSRVLERYGITFTYVDMSDLAAVRNAVSPATKLFWVETPTNPLLRVVDIAAIASLRRGEQVVVVDNTFATPYFQQPLTLGAQIVVHSTTKYIGGHSDVVGGAAVTDDPELHERIKFQQNAVGGVPGPIDAWLTMRGAKTLALRMREHARNAQAVAEFLESRDDVARVYYPGLPSHPQHELARRQMSGFGGMVSCAFDDAERAKAFAGRLKLFSLAESLGGVESLICHPGRMTHGSIPAADRERRGIGDGLLRLSVGIEDLSDLIEDLRAALDATADSRGTRPPLLA; this is encoded by the coding sequence ATGAAATTTTCGACAAGGGCAATACATGTCGGGCAGGATCCGGATCCGACGACCGGCGCAACGATTGTCCCGATCTATCAGACTTCCACCTACACGCAGATGCGGGTCGGCGAGCACAAGGGCTTCGACTACAGCCGGACGATCAATCCGACACGCCTGGCCTTGGAGCGGCAGCTTGCGTCGCTCGAGAGCGCGCGCTTCGCCAGCGCGTTTGCGAGCGGCATGGCTGCAACCTCGGCCGTGCTGGGGCTGCTCTCCGCCGGCGATCACGCCGTCGTGAGCGACGACCTGTACGGCGGCACGTATCGGCTCTTCTCGCGCGTGCTGGAACGCTACGGGATCACGTTCACGTACGTCGACATGAGCGACCTGGCCGCCGTGCGCAACGCGGTCTCGCCCGCGACGAAGTTGTTCTGGGTCGAGACGCCCACGAATCCGCTGTTGCGCGTCGTGGACATCGCAGCGATCGCGTCGCTGCGGCGCGGCGAGCAAGTGGTCGTGGTGGACAACACGTTCGCGACGCCGTATTTCCAGCAGCCGCTGACGCTGGGCGCGCAGATCGTCGTCCACTCCACGACCAAGTACATCGGCGGACACAGCGACGTCGTCGGCGGCGCTGCCGTCACGGACGATCCCGAGCTGCACGAACGGATCAAGTTCCAGCAGAATGCGGTGGGCGGAGTCCCCGGCCCCATCGATGCATGGTTGACGATGCGCGGTGCGAAGACGCTCGCGTTGCGAATGCGCGAGCACGCGCGCAACGCCCAAGCGGTCGCGGAGTTCCTCGAATCGCGTGACGACGTGGCGCGAGTGTATTATCCCGGACTGCCGTCGCATCCACAGCACGAACTCGCGCGGCGCCAGATGAGTGGCTTCGGCGGGATGGTCTCGTGCGCGTTCGACGACGCCGAGCGCGCCAAGGCGTTCGCGGGACGGCTAAAGCTCTTCAGCCTGGCAGAGAGCCTCGGCGGCGTGGAATCACTGATCTGTCATCCCGGCCGCATGACGCACGGCTCGATTCCGGCGGCCGATCGCGAGCGGCGCGGCATCGGTGACGGGCTCTTGCGCCTCTCGGTCGGAATCGAGGACCTCTCAGACTTGATCGAGGATCTGCGCGCGGCGCTCGACGCTACGGCTGATTCACGGGGTACGCGACCGCCGTTACTTGCTTGA